From a region of the Mycobacterium intracellulare ATCC 13950 genome:
- a CDS encoding DUF1416 domain-containing protein, translating into MCSAPKQGLTLPASVDLEKETVITGRVVDGDGQAVGGAFVRLLDSSDEFTAEVVASATGDFRFFAAPGSWTLRALSAAGNGNAVVTPSGAGIHEVDVKIA; encoded by the coding sequence ATGTGCTCTGCACCGAAGCAAGGACTGACGTTGCCCGCCAGCGTCGACCTGGAAAAGGAAACGGTGATCACCGGCCGCGTCGTGGACGGCGATGGCCAGGCAGTGGGTGGCGCGTTCGTCCGCTTGCTGGACTCGTCGGACGAGTTCACCGCCGAGGTGGTGGCCTCGGCCACCGGTGACTTCCGGTTCTTCGCCGCTCCCGGATCCTGGACGCTGCGCGCACTGTCGGCGGCCGGCAACGGGAACGCCGTCGTGACGCCGTCGGGCGCCGGCATCCACGAGGTCGACGTCAAGATCGCCTGA
- a CDS encoding heme-binding beta-barrel domain-containing protein, protein MTSDEPLSAASSGDRAVAAAAERAKVTAGRNIPSFDDLPLPADTANLREGANLNDALLALLPLVGVWRGEGEGRGHDGDYRFGQQIVVSHDGGDYLNWESRSWRLSATGDYQERDLRETGFWRFVNDPDDPSESQAIELLLAHSAGYVELFYGRPRTQSSWELVTDALARSRSGVLVGGAKRLYGIVEGGDLAYVEERVDADGGLVPHLSARLSRFAG, encoded by the coding sequence ATGACCTCCGACGAACCGTTGAGTGCGGCTAGTTCCGGCGACCGGGCGGTGGCCGCCGCCGCTGAGCGCGCCAAGGTGACCGCCGGCCGCAACATCCCGTCCTTCGATGACCTGCCCCTACCCGCCGACACCGCCAACCTGCGCGAGGGCGCGAATCTCAATGACGCGCTGCTGGCGTTGCTGCCGCTGGTCGGCGTGTGGCGCGGCGAAGGCGAGGGCCGCGGCCACGACGGCGACTACCGGTTCGGCCAGCAGATCGTGGTCTCTCACGACGGCGGCGACTATCTCAACTGGGAATCGCGATCCTGGCGGCTGAGCGCGACGGGCGATTACCAGGAGCGCGACCTGCGTGAGACCGGTTTCTGGCGCTTCGTCAACGATCCCGACGACCCCAGCGAATCCCAGGCGATCGAGCTCCTGTTGGCCCATTCGGCGGGCTATGTCGAACTGTTCTACGGGCGCCCGCGCACCCAGTCGTCGTGGGAGCTGGTGACCGATGCGCTGGCCCGCAGCAGATCCGGCGTGCTGGTCGGCGGCGCCAAACGGCTCTACGGCATCGTCGAGGGCGGCGATCTGGCCTATGTCGAGGAGCGGGTCGACGCCGACGGCGGCCTGGTGCCGCATCTTTCGGCGCGGTTGTCCCGGTTCGCCGGCTAG